The Hippocampus zosterae strain Florida chromosome 20, ASM2543408v3, whole genome shotgun sequence genome contains a region encoding:
- the rmc1 gene encoding regulator of MON1-CCZ1 complex isoform X2 — protein MSDEHYLELCDNLVHFENASSVNNVFFDEANKQVFAVRSGGATGVVVKGPDDKSSVAFRMEDKGEVKCIKFSIGNKILAVQRTSKSVDFINFIPDYPHTEFTHECKMKNADLLGFCWTTWNEIVFVSDQGIEFYQVFPDKRALKLLKSHSLNVNWYQYCPETAVMLLSTTVQANVLQPFAFRGGSVSKMSKFEIELPVVPKPAKLSLSERDVAMATIYGQLYVMYLKHHSRSANSPGAEVVLYHMPREGACKKTHVLKLNTAGKFALNIVDNLVVVHHQSSQTSLMFDIKLKESDGAVSTHQPVLPARSIQPCRIPHAGPAAVPSQLAVPCQLYSSSWGVFQPDIIISASEGYLWHLRVKLSPTVDMLQDKSKLMDFLLRRNDCKTVILSVCSQLVEGERRASLPVVASVFDKLNQVYKDFLEAEQSYSAAAEAGPARGGLSHKRPVRSQAVIDQSDMYTHVLSAFAERKGASHKLTVAVLMEYIRSLNHFQIAVQHYLYELVIKTLVQHNLFYVLHQFLQYHVLTDSKPLACLLLSLESTYPPAHQLSLDMLKRLSTANDEIVEVLLSKQQVLGALRFIRSVGAYDNTSARKFLDAARQTGDRMLFFTIFRSFQQRNQRLRGNPAFNPGEHCEEHVIHFTQVFGEQALMRAATT, from the exons ATGAGCGACGAGCACTACTTGGAGCTTTGCGACAACCTGGTCCACTTTGAAAACGCTTCGAGCGTCAACAATGTTTTCTTCGACGAAGCCAACAAACAG GTGTTCGCGGTGCGTTCCGGGGGCGCCACGGGGGTGGTCGTCAAAGGTCCGGACGACAAGAGCTCGGTTGCCTTCAG AATGGAGGACAAAGGAGAAGTCAAGTGCATCAAATTCTCCATTGGCAACAAAATTCTTGCCGTGCAGAGAACGTCAAAGTCCGTG GACTTCATCAACTTCATCCCCGACTACCCGCACACGGAGTTCACGCACGAGTGCAAG ATGAAGAACGCCGACCTTCTGGGCTTCTGCTGGACCACCTGGAACGAGATCGTCTTTGTCAGCGACCAGGGCATCGAGTTCTACCAG GTGTTTCCCGACAAGCGCGCTCTCAAATTGCTCAAGAGTCACAGCCTCAACGTCAACTGGTACCAATACTGCCCCGAGACCGCCGTCATGCTGCTGTCCACCACCGTGCAGGCCAACGTCCTGCAGCCCTTCGCCTTTCGG GGCGGGAGCGTCTCCAAGATGTCCAAATTTGAGATCGAGCTGCCCGTCGTCCCGAAACCGGCCAAACTCAGCCTATCCGAGAGGGACGTCGCCATGGCGACCAT ttaCGGTCAGTTGTACGTGATGTACCTGAAGCATCACTCCAGGAGCGCCAACAGTCCCGGCGCCGAGGTGGTGCTCTACCACATGCCAAG GGAAGGCGCGTGCAAGAAGACCCACGTGCTGAAATTGAACACCGCTGGCAAATTTGCTCTCAACATCGTCGACAACCTGGTGGTGGTCCATCATCAGAGCTCTCAG ACGTCGCTGATGTTCGACATCAAGTTGAAGGAGTCGGACGGCGCCGTCAGCACGCATCAGCCCGTGCTTCCCGCTCGCTCCATCCAGCCGTGCCGCATCccgcacgcag GTCCGGCCGCGGTTCCCTCGCAACTTGCCGTCCCGTGTCAACTGT ACTCGTCTTCCTGGGGCGTCTTCCAGCCCGACATCATCATCAGCGCCAGCGAAG GTTACCTGTGGCACCTTCGCGTCAAGTTAAGTCCGACAGTGGACATGCTCCAGGACAAAAGCAAATTGATGGACTTCCTGTTACGACGCAACGACTGCAAGACGGTCATCCTGTCCGTGTGCTCGCAAC TGGTGGAAGGCGAGCGGCGAGCGAGTCTTCCCGTGGTGGCGAGCGTCTTCGACAAACTCAATCAGGTGTACAAGGACTTCCTGGAGGCGGAGCAAAGCTACAGCGCG GCCGCGGAGGCGGGGCCGGCGCGAGGCGGACTTTCTCACAAGCGACCCGTCAGAAGCCAGGCGGTCATCGACCAGTCGGACATGTACACGCACGTCTTGTCGGCGTTCGCCGAGAGGAAG GGCGCCTCCCACAAGTTGACCGTCGCCGTGCTGATGGAGTACATTCGCTCGCTCAACCACTTCCAGATCGCTGTGCAG CACTACTTGTACGAGCTGGTGATCAAGACGCTGGTGCAGCACAACCTCTTCTACGTCTTGCATCAGTTCCTGCAGTACCACGTCCTCACCGACTCCAAGCCGCTG GCCTGTTTGCTCCTGTCCCTGGAGAGCACGTACCCCCCCGCCCATCAGCTGTCCCTGGACATGTTGAAG CGCCTGTCGACGGCCAACGACGAGATCGTGGAGGTTCTGCTGTCCAAGCAGCAGGTTCTGGGCGCGCTGCGATTCATCCGCAGCGTCG GCGCCTACGACAACACGTCCGCCCGCAAGTTTCTGGACGCGGCTCGACAGACGGGAGACCGCATGTTGTTCTTCACCATCTTCAGGTCCTTCCAGCAGAGGAACCAGCGCCTCAGGGGGAACCCGGCCTTCAACCCAG GCGAGCACTGCGAGGAGCACGTGATTCACTTCACGCAAGTGTTTGGTGAGCAGGCACTGATGAGAGCGGCCACCACCTGA
- the rmc1 gene encoding regulator of MON1-CCZ1 complex isoform X1, whose translation MEDKGEVKCIKFSIGNKILAVQRTSKSVDFINFIPDYPHTEFTHECKMKNADLLGFCWTTWNEIVFVSDQGIEFYQVFPDKRALKLLKSHSLNVNWYQYCPETAVMLLSTTVQANVLQPFAFRGGSVSKMSKFEIELPVVPKPAKLSLSERDVAMATIYGQLYVMYLKHHSRSANSPGAEVVLYHMPREGACKKTHVLKLNTAGKFALNIVDNLVVVHHQSSQTSLMFDIKLKESDGAVSTHQPVLPARSIQPCRIPHAGPAAVPSQLAVPCQLYSSSWGVFQPDIIISASEGYLWHLRVKLSPTVDMLQDKSKLMDFLLRRNDCKTVILSVCSQLVEGERRASLPVVASVFDKLNQVYKDFLEAEQSYSAAAEAGPARGGLSHKRPVRSQAVIDQSDMYTHVLSAFAERKGASHKLTVAVLMEYIRSLNHFQIAVQHYLYELVIKTLVQHNLFYVLHQFLQYHVLTDSKPLACLLLSLESTYPPAHQLSLDMLKRLSTANDEIVEVLLSKQQVLGALRFIRSVGAYDNTSARKFLDAARQTGDRMLFFTIFRSFQQRNQRLRGNPAFNPGQRARPYAC comes from the exons ATGGAGGACAAAGGAGAAGTCAAGTGCATCAAATTCTCCATTGGCAACAAAATTCTTGCCGTGCAGAGAACGTCAAAGTCCGTG GACTTCATCAACTTCATCCCCGACTACCCGCACACGGAGTTCACGCACGAGTGCAAG ATGAAGAACGCCGACCTTCTGGGCTTCTGCTGGACCACCTGGAACGAGATCGTCTTTGTCAGCGACCAGGGCATCGAGTTCTACCAG GTGTTTCCCGACAAGCGCGCTCTCAAATTGCTCAAGAGTCACAGCCTCAACGTCAACTGGTACCAATACTGCCCCGAGACCGCCGTCATGCTGCTGTCCACCACCGTGCAGGCCAACGTCCTGCAGCCCTTCGCCTTTCGG GGCGGGAGCGTCTCCAAGATGTCCAAATTTGAGATCGAGCTGCCCGTCGTCCCGAAACCGGCCAAACTCAGCCTATCCGAGAGGGACGTCGCCATGGCGACCAT ttaCGGTCAGTTGTACGTGATGTACCTGAAGCATCACTCCAGGAGCGCCAACAGTCCCGGCGCCGAGGTGGTGCTCTACCACATGCCAAG GGAAGGCGCGTGCAAGAAGACCCACGTGCTGAAATTGAACACCGCTGGCAAATTTGCTCTCAACATCGTCGACAACCTGGTGGTGGTCCATCATCAGAGCTCTCAG ACGTCGCTGATGTTCGACATCAAGTTGAAGGAGTCGGACGGCGCCGTCAGCACGCATCAGCCCGTGCTTCCCGCTCGCTCCATCCAGCCGTGCCGCATCccgcacgcag GTCCGGCCGCGGTTCCCTCGCAACTTGCCGTCCCGTGTCAACTGT ACTCGTCTTCCTGGGGCGTCTTCCAGCCCGACATCATCATCAGCGCCAGCGAAG GTTACCTGTGGCACCTTCGCGTCAAGTTAAGTCCGACAGTGGACATGCTCCAGGACAAAAGCAAATTGATGGACTTCCTGTTACGACGCAACGACTGCAAGACGGTCATCCTGTCCGTGTGCTCGCAAC TGGTGGAAGGCGAGCGGCGAGCGAGTCTTCCCGTGGTGGCGAGCGTCTTCGACAAACTCAATCAGGTGTACAAGGACTTCCTGGAGGCGGAGCAAAGCTACAGCGCG GCCGCGGAGGCGGGGCCGGCGCGAGGCGGACTTTCTCACAAGCGACCCGTCAGAAGCCAGGCGGTCATCGACCAGTCGGACATGTACACGCACGTCTTGTCGGCGTTCGCCGAGAGGAAG GGCGCCTCCCACAAGTTGACCGTCGCCGTGCTGATGGAGTACATTCGCTCGCTCAACCACTTCCAGATCGCTGTGCAG CACTACTTGTACGAGCTGGTGATCAAGACGCTGGTGCAGCACAACCTCTTCTACGTCTTGCATCAGTTCCTGCAGTACCACGTCCTCACCGACTCCAAGCCGCTG GCCTGTTTGCTCCTGTCCCTGGAGAGCACGTACCCCCCCGCCCATCAGCTGTCCCTGGACATGTTGAAG CGCCTGTCGACGGCCAACGACGAGATCGTGGAGGTTCTGCTGTCCAAGCAGCAGGTTCTGGGCGCGCTGCGATTCATCCGCAGCGTCG GCGCCTACGACAACACGTCCGCCCGCAAGTTTCTGGACGCGGCTCGACAGACGGGAGACCGCATGTTGTTCTTCACCATCTTCAGGTCCTTCCAGCAGAGGAACCAGCGCCTCAGGGGGAACCCGGCCTTCAACCCAGGTCAGCGCGCCCGCCCGTACGCTTGCTAG
- the LOC127593464 gene encoding enoyl-CoA delta isomerase 2-like: protein MTLTALTRFTLTSRLWRLSGVPAMSFHTGKTWARGVTQEHFEEAKNKLSSLKEDPGNDVKLKIYALFKQATHGPCDTPKPGMLDFINKAKWDSWKALGSMTQEEARQRYCDLIGSLVAAEGGAPARAPAGSSAGSRAYDSLLVSTQDDITTIVLNRPAKKNAITTQMYEEIIEALQDAARDHSVVTVFTGAGDFYCSGNDLSNFTKIPEGGVEQMAKAGGELLRRYVKAFIDFPKPLAAVVNGPAVGISVTLLGLFDLVYATESATFHTPFSQLGQSPEGCSSYTFPRIMGLGKANEMLLFNKKLTAFQACQLGLVTQVFPDSSFQAEVWSRLKNYAKLPPNSLALSKQLIRSVEKERLHAVNDAEVDRLIERWMSDECFNAVMSFFQAKAKL from the exons ATGACTTTAACGGCGCTGACACGCTTCACATTAACGAGTCG GTTGTGGCGATTGTCCGGCGTTCCTGCCATGAGCTTCCACACCGGCAAGACTTGGGCGAGGG GTGTGACCCAGGAGCACTTTGAGGAGGCCAAGAACAAACTTTCCTCGTTGAAGGAAGATCCCGGGAATGACGTCAAGCTCAAAATCTACGCTCTCTTCAAACAG GCCACGCACGGTCCATGTGACACCCCCAAACCCGGGATGTTGGACTTCATCAACAAGGCCAAGTGGGACTCGTGGAAGGCTCTGGGATCCATGACACAG GAGGAGGCCCGGCAGCGGTACTGCGATTTGATTGGCTCCCTGGTAGCGGCAGAAGGCGGAGCCCCCGCCCGAGCGCCCGCCGGGTCGTCCGCCGGCAGCCGCGCGTACGACTCCCTGCTGGTCAGCACGCAGGATGACATCACCACCATCGTGCTCAACCGCCCCGCCAAGAAGAACGCCATCACCACCCAG ATGTATGAGGAGATCATTGAAGCTCTGCAGGACGCAGCCCGCGACCACTCGGTCGTCACCGTCTTTACTG GCGCCGGGGATTTTTACTGCAGCGGCAATGACCTGAGCAACTTCACCAAGATCCCCGAGGGAGGTGTGGAGCAGATGGCCAAAGCCGGCGGGGAGCTGCTCAG GAGGTACGTGAAAGCCTTCATCGACTTCCCCAAGCCGCTGGCGGCGGTGGTGAACGGACCGGCCGTGGGAATCTCCGTCACCCTCTTGGGACTGTTCGACTTGGTCTACGCAACGGAGAGC GCTACTTTCCACACGCCCTTCAGCCAACTGGGCCAGAGTCCGGAAGGCTGCTCGTCATACACGTTCCCTCGCATCATGGGCCTCGGCAAG GCCAACGAGATGTTGCTGTTCAACAAGAAGCTGACGGCCTTCCAGGCATGCCAGCTGGGCCTGGTCACGCAAGTCTTCCCCGACAGCAGCTTCCAGGCCGAAGTTTGGAGCCGACTGAAGAACTACGCCAAGCTACCCCCAAAT TCTCTGGCGCTGTCCAAGCAACTGATCCGCTCGGTGGAGAAAGAGCGCCTCCACGCCGTCAACGACGCCGAGGTGGACCGTCTGATAGAGCGATGGATGTCGGATGAGTGCTTCAACGCCGTCATGAGCTTCTTTCAGGCCAAAGCGAAGCTTTGA